One segment of Tamlana crocina DNA contains the following:
- the ubiE gene encoding bifunctional demethylmenaquinone methyltransferase/2-methoxy-6-polyprenyl-1,4-benzoquinol methylase UbiE, translated as MFDTISGDYDGLNRVISFGIDIKWRKKVVNMVGETEPETILDIATGTGDLAINLAETNATKIIGLDISSGMLAIGKEKVKKKGLDSKIEMVLGDSENMPFEDNTFDAITVAFGVRNFETLENGLKEILRVLKPGGTFVILETSVPTKTPYKQGYAFYTKNILPLIGKAFSKDRSAYRYLSESASVFPYGEALNNILRKIGFINVEDFPQTFGVATIYKSSKK; from the coding sequence ATGTTCGACACCATTTCTGGCGATTACGATGGTTTAAACCGGGTTATTTCGTTCGGAATAGATATTAAATGGCGCAAGAAAGTTGTAAACATGGTTGGCGAAACCGAACCCGAAACCATTTTGGATATCGCTACCGGAACTGGTGATTTGGCTATTAATCTCGCTGAAACCAATGCTACAAAAATTATAGGGTTAGACATTAGTTCGGGCATGCTGGCAATAGGAAAGGAAAAAGTAAAAAAGAAAGGCTTGGACTCTAAAATAGAAATGGTTTTGGGCGACAGCGAAAACATGCCTTTTGAAGACAATACCTTTGATGCTATTACCGTGGCTTTTGGAGTGCGTAATTTCGAAACTTTAGAAAACGGATTAAAAGAAATTTTAAGAGTATTGAAACCCGGTGGTACTTTTGTAATTTTAGAAACCTCGGTACCAACAAAAACTCCATACAAACAAGGGTACGCCTTTTACACTAAAAATATTTTACCATTAATTGGCAAAGCGTTTTCAAAAGACCGAAGTGCCTACCGCTACTTAAGCGAATCGGCCTCTGTTTTTCCTTACGGTGAAGCTTTGAACAATATTTTACGCAAAATTGGGTTTATAAATGTTGAAGATTTTCCACAAACTTTTGGTGTGGCCACAATCTATAAATCATCGAAAAAATAA
- the trkA gene encoding Trk system potassium transporter TrkA has product MKIIIAGAGEVGFHLAKLLSYESQEITLIDPDKDSLVYADTHLDIKVIRGDATSIAVLKDARVESSDLFIAVTSSETTNITVCVLAKQLGSQKTIARISNTEFIRHKEEIGFTEFGIDELISPESLAAAEIELSLKQSSFNDTYEFENGALTMVGLTLSRSASFVGKTVKEAARIFPEIHFVPIAIQRFGTQYTLIPRGDTVFKRGDSVVFITNEGGAEDLCRLTGKANRDIKNVMILGGTQIGFKTARDLSKKGFNVKLFEANRERAFDIADELPNVLVINSDGKNVDVLEEENISDMDAFIAVGDNSETNIMSCLVAKSKEVKKTVALVENMDYFELSHSVGIETLINKKLLAANTIFRYIRKGEVVAMTKLNNMNAELLEFEVKSTSAICNKYIKNIDFPRSAIIGGVVRNGEGIIALGDFKIREGDRIVVCSLLQSIKGVERLFR; this is encoded by the coding sequence ATGAAAATTATTATTGCCGGAGCTGGTGAAGTTGGGTTTCATTTAGCAAAACTGTTGTCTTACGAATCTCAAGAGATTACTTTAATAGACCCAGATAAAGATAGTTTAGTTTACGCCGATACGCATTTAGATATTAAGGTTATACGTGGTGACGCCACTTCAATAGCGGTATTGAAAGACGCCCGCGTGGAGTCTTCAGATCTTTTTATTGCCGTAACATCCAGTGAAACTACCAATATTACCGTTTGCGTTTTGGCCAAGCAGTTGGGGTCGCAAAAAACCATTGCTAGAATTTCGAATACCGAATTTATCCGGCATAAAGAAGAAATTGGATTTACCGAATTTGGTATCGATGAGTTGATTTCTCCGGAGTCGTTGGCGGCTGCTGAGATTGAATTATCGTTAAAACAATCGTCGTTCAATGATACCTACGAGTTCGAAAACGGTGCATTAACCATGGTGGGGCTAACGCTTTCCAGGTCGGCATCCTTCGTGGGTAAGACGGTAAAGGAAGCGGCCCGAATATTTCCAGAAATTCATTTTGTGCCTATTGCCATTCAGCGTTTTGGTACCCAGTACACGCTTATTCCCAGAGGTGATACGGTATTTAAAAGAGGCGATAGTGTAGTGTTTATTACCAATGAAGGTGGGGCTGAAGATTTATGCCGCTTAACTGGTAAAGCCAACCGCGATATAAAAAATGTGATGATTTTGGGCGGTACCCAAATTGGTTTTAAAACAGCTCGTGATTTATCGAAAAAGGGATTTAACGTAAAACTGTTTGAAGCCAACCGAGAGCGCGCTTTTGATATTGCTGATGAATTGCCCAACGTATTGGTAATCAATAGCGATGGGAAAAACGTTGATGTGCTTGAGGAAGAGAATATTTCCGATATGGACGCCTTTATTGCTGTTGGAGATAATTCAGAAACCAATATCATGTCCTGTTTGGTGGCCAAATCCAAAGAGGTTAAAAAGACCGTGGCTTTGGTGGAAAACATGGATTATTTTGAACTGTCGCATTCGGTGGGTATTGAAACCTTGATCAATAAAAAGCTGCTCGCTGCCAACACCATTTTTAGATATATTAGAAAAGGGGAAGTTGTGGCGATGACCAAACTGAACAATATGAATGCCGAATTGTTGGAGTTTGAAGTAAAATCGACTTCAGCCATTTGTAATAAATACATTAAAAATATTGACTTCCCGAGGTCGGCCATTATTGGTGGTGTGGTTAGAAATGGAGAGGGAATCATTGCCTTGGGCGACTTTAAAATCCGTGAGGGCGACCGCATTGTAGTGTGCAGTTTATTGCAGTCTATAAAAGGCGTTGAACGATTATTCCGCTAA
- a CDS encoding TrkH family potassium uptake protein, giving the protein MKLNYQIIFHILGLLLLFNGGFMLLSALISFVYNDGVTLELFLSGASISLIGGIAMLVTRKHRKEINKREGYIVVSFGWIIMSLSGAVPYVLTDSISNFTGAFFETMSGYTTTGASILNDIEAVPKGVLFWRSLTHWIGGMGIIVLAIAILPLLGIGGMQLFAAEAPGPSADKLHPRITDTAKRLWLIYFGYTAAETLLLSLAGMSFFDAINHALCTLSTGGFSTKNASVAYWNGDPVIQYIIILFMFLAGTNFVLSYFAFKGKVQKVLKDEEFKLYFKFIAIFTLIASVLIYFRADVSVSSIDHPMVWGEAESAFRHGLFQVLSVITTTGFVTADYTMWTPFLVVFFFGLMFLGGSAGSTSGGVKVVRHLILIKNGFLEFKRTLHPSAILPVRYNKRAISGDIVFNILGFFILYMLSFIIGALVFSMFGLDFKSAIGLAASTLGNVGPALGDFGPVNNYAALPGLGQWWASFLMLIGRLELFTVLILFTPFFWRNR; this is encoded by the coding sequence ATGAAACTTAACTATCAAATTATTTTTCATATTCTCGGGCTGCTATTGCTTTTCAATGGTGGGTTCATGTTGCTGTCGGCACTCATCAGTTTTGTGTATAACGACGGGGTTACCTTAGAGTTGTTTTTGTCTGGGGCAAGCATATCGCTTATAGGTGGGATTGCTATGCTGGTTACCCGAAAACACCGTAAGGAAATCAATAAACGTGAAGGTTATATCGTGGTGAGTTTTGGTTGGATTATCATGTCGCTCTCTGGAGCTGTGCCTTATGTTTTAACCGATAGTATATCGAATTTTACTGGTGCGTTTTTCGAAACCATGTCAGGGTACACCACTACGGGAGCCTCTATTTTAAACGATATTGAAGCCGTGCCCAAAGGCGTTTTGTTTTGGAGGAGTTTAACCCATTGGATTGGAGGTATGGGAATTATCGTTTTAGCGATTGCCATTTTGCCTTTACTGGGTATTGGAGGGATGCAGCTTTTCGCAGCTGAAGCCCCTGGGCCGAGTGCCGATAAATTACACCCCAGAATAACCGATACGGCCAAACGTTTGTGGCTTATTTATTTTGGATATACCGCAGCAGAAACCTTGTTGCTTAGTTTGGCAGGCATGTCGTTTTTTGATGCCATTAACCATGCGCTGTGTACGCTTTCCACGGGTGGGTTTTCAACTAAAAATGCCAGTGTGGCCTATTGGAATGGAGACCCCGTAATCCAGTACATCATCATTTTATTTATGTTTTTGGCGGGGACCAATTTCGTTTTGAGTTATTTTGCTTTTAAAGGAAAAGTGCAAAAAGTATTGAAGGATGAAGAGTTCAAATTGTATTTTAAGTTTATAGCCATTTTTACCTTAATCGCTTCGGTGCTTATTTATTTTAGGGCTGATGTTTCGGTATCTTCCATAGACCATCCTATGGTTTGGGGCGAGGCCGAAAGTGCGTTTAGGCACGGGTTGTTTCAAGTGCTTTCCGTAATAACCACAACGGGTTTTGTTACGGCCGATTACACAATGTGGACACCATTTTTGGTGGTGTTTTTCTTCGGACTCATGTTTTTGGGCGGTTCGGCTGGTAGTACTTCGGGAGGCGTTAAAGTTGTGCGCCACCTCATACTCATCAAAAATGGTTTTTTGGAGTTTAAACGCACGTTGCACCCTAGCGCGATTTTGCCTGTTCGCTACAATAAAAGAGCCATTTCGGGCGATATTGTATTCAACATATTAGGTTTTTTCATTTTGTACATGCTCTCCTTTATTATTGGGGCATTGGTGTTTTCCATGTTTGGTCTTGATTTTAAGTCGGCCATTGGTTTAGCAGCATCCACACTTGGTAATGTGGGGCCCGCTTTGGGCGATTTTGGCCCGGTAAACAATTACGCAGCCTTGCCTGGTTTGGGGCAATGGTGGGCGTCCTTTTTAATGCTTATTGGCCGTTTGGAACTCTTTACCGTTCTTATTTTGTTTACGCCTTTCTTTTGGCGGAATAGGTAG
- a CDS encoding pyridoxal phosphate-dependent aminotransferase, with product MQLLSDRILNMATSATLAMAAKARELRGEGKDIIGLSLGEPDFNTPDFIKEAAIQAINDNYNSYSPVDGYADLKEAIITKFKRDNNLTYTPSQVVVSTGAKQSLFNVAGVMINDGDEVILPCPYWVSYADIVKLFGGVPVEVKTTIATDFKMTAEQLEAAITPKTKMMWFSSPCNPSGSVYSKDELKALVDVLAKYPDIYVVSDEIYEHINYGEGHTSIAEFEDMYDRTITVNGVSKAFAMTGWRIGYIGAPEKIARACNKLQGQATSGANCIAQRAVITACTESPEKVKYMIDEFKQRRDLILDLLNDIEGFKCNVPDGAFYVFPNVTHFFGKTLKGKKINNASDFSLFLLEEALVATVTGEAFGNPDCIRISYAASNEQIIEAMKRIKEAVS from the coding sequence ATGCAATTACTATCTGATAGAATTTTAAACATGGCCACTTCTGCTACGTTGGCCATGGCAGCCAAAGCAAGAGAATTAAGAGGCGAAGGCAAAGATATTATTGGTTTAAGCCTTGGTGAGCCAGACTTTAACACCCCCGATTTTATTAAAGAGGCCGCTATTCAAGCCATTAACGACAATTACAATTCGTATTCGCCCGTTGATGGTTACGCCGACTTAAAAGAGGCTATCATCACCAAGTTTAAGCGCGACAACAACCTTACTTACACACCATCGCAAGTGGTGGTTTCAACGGGTGCAAAACAATCGTTGTTCAACGTTGCCGGAGTGATGATTAACGATGGCGACGAGGTGATTTTACCTTGTCCTTACTGGGTAAGCTACGCAGATATCGTGAAATTATTCGGAGGTGTTCCTGTGGAAGTTAAAACCACTATCGCTACCGATTTTAAAATGACTGCCGAGCAATTGGAAGCAGCCATTACCCCTAAAACCAAAATGATGTGGTTCAGTTCACCTTGTAACCCAAGTGGTTCGGTGTACAGCAAAGACGAATTGAAAGCATTGGTTGATGTTTTAGCAAAATACCCAGACATTTATGTGGTTTCGGATGAAATTTACGAACACATCAACTACGGAGAAGGCCATACCAGTATTGCCGAATTCGAAGACATGTACGACCGTACTATTACCGTAAACGGTGTATCGAAAGCGTTTGCTATGACGGGATGGCGTATTGGGTACATTGGTGCTCCAGAAAAAATAGCTCGTGCCTGCAACAAATTGCAAGGTCAGGCTACTAGTGGTGCCAACTGTATCGCTCAACGTGCCGTTATCACTGCTTGTACCGAATCGCCCGAAAAGGTAAAATACATGATCGACGAGTTTAAGCAACGTCGCGATTTAATCTTAGATTTATTGAACGACATTGAAGGCTTTAAGTGCAACGTGCCCGATGGTGCTTTTTATGTGTTCCCTAACGTAACACACTTCTTCGGAAAAACATTAAAAGGCAAGAAAATAAACAATGCTTCAGATTTTTCATTGTTCCTATTGGAAGAAGCCCTTGTAGCTACCGTTACCGGTGAAGCTTTTGGAAACCCAGATTGTATCAGGATTTCTTATGCCGCTTCAAACGAGCAAATTATCGAAGCTATGAAACGTATTAAAGAAGCCGTGAGCTAA
- a CDS encoding acyl-CoA desaturase — protein MTKQALSFSRTDSAKFFRTLNKRVNAYFKENQIKRTGNWKIWVKTIVMFSLFLTPYFLLLTLNLPGWAQLLLTIVMGVGMAGVGMNVMHDGNHGSFSNKEWVNRLMGSSIYILAGNVYNWKVQHNVLHHTYTNVHGHDEDLDAGRILRFTKHSEWKWYHRFQHYYSILLYGLLTINWAITTDWQQMRRYMKRKLSYGKFPNPVWNWSKLVISKIIYVSIWIVIPMLILDIAWWKILIGFFVMHYTAGLILSVVFQLAHVMNEAEMPLPEKDGTMKNTWAIHQLKTTINFSTKNKIVNWFTGGLNHQVEHHIFPHISHVHYTKISKIVRETAKEFNLPYNEYKTTRSAIISHFKYLREMGRKPALQF, from the coding sequence ATGACAAAACAAGCACTTTCATTTTCAAGAACTGACTCTGCTAAATTTTTCAGAACACTAAACAAAAGGGTAAACGCTTATTTTAAGGAAAACCAAATAAAGCGTACGGGAAATTGGAAAATTTGGGTAAAAACCATCGTGATGTTCTCCCTGTTTTTAACACCTTATTTCTTGTTATTGACCTTAAACCTGCCAGGTTGGGCCCAATTGCTTTTAACCATTGTTATGGGCGTGGGCATGGCCGGCGTGGGCATGAACGTGATGCACGATGGCAACCACGGTTCGTTTTCAAATAAAGAATGGGTTAATCGTTTAATGGGAAGCAGTATTTACATCCTTGCCGGAAATGTTTACAACTGGAAAGTACAGCACAACGTACTGCACCACACCTACACTAACGTACACGGCCATGATGAAGATTTGGATGCTGGACGAATCCTGCGTTTCACAAAACATTCTGAATGGAAATGGTACCACCGTTTTCAACATTATTATTCCATTTTACTGTACGGACTATTGACCATCAACTGGGCAATTACTACCGATTGGCAACAAATGCGCCGTTATATGAAACGCAAGTTGTCTTACGGAAAATTCCCAAATCCAGTTTGGAATTGGAGCAAATTGGTCATTTCAAAAATTATTTATGTGAGCATTTGGATTGTTATCCCCATGCTGATTTTAGATATTGCTTGGTGGAAAATTTTAATCGGCTTTTTCGTAATGCACTATACTGCTGGTTTAATTTTGAGTGTGGTATTCCAATTGGCGCACGTTATGAACGAGGCTGAAATGCCGCTACCCGAAAAAGATGGCACCATGAAAAACACTTGGGCCATTCATCAATTGAAAACCACCATCAATTTCAGTACAAAAAACAAGATTGTAAACTGGTTTACCGGCGGATTAAACCACCAAGTGGAGCATCATATTTTTCCGCACATCAGCCATGTGCACTACACCAAAATCTCTAAAATTGTTAGAGAAACGGCTAAAGAATTTAATTTACCCTATAACGAATATAAAACAACCCGCAGCGCCATCATTTCCCACTTTAAATATTTAAGGGAAATGGGAAGAAAACCGGCTCTGCAATTCTAA
- the rsmG gene encoding 16S rRNA (guanine(527)-N(7))-methyltransferase RsmG, with protein MDLILKYFPNLTEKQIEQFKKLELLYQDWNLKINVVSRKDIDELYLRHVLHSLGIAKVLSFKSGSKILDVGTGGGFPGVPLAILYPECSFHLVDSIAKKLKVVDEVVDGLGLTNVKTTHSRVEDTDGQYDFIVSRAVAAMPTFVRWVKGKIAKEQRHELKNGILYLKGGDLTEELQDYRTTTIYNLSDFYTEDFFETKKVVHLPLKYKG; from the coding sequence ATGGACCTTATTTTAAAGTATTTTCCAAATCTTACCGAAAAGCAGATTGAGCAGTTTAAAAAGTTGGAATTGCTTTACCAAGATTGGAATTTAAAAATAAACGTGGTATCGCGTAAAGATATTGACGAACTGTACTTAAGGCACGTGCTGCACTCACTGGGCATTGCCAAGGTATTAAGCTTTAAATCGGGTTCAAAAATATTGGATGTAGGCACCGGTGGCGGATTTCCCGGTGTGCCGCTGGCCATTTTGTACCCCGAATGTTCGTTCCATTTAGTGGATAGCATCGCCAAAAAACTGAAGGTGGTCGATGAGGTGGTTGATGGGCTAGGGCTTACCAATGTAAAAACCACACACAGTAGAGTAGAGGATACCGACGGGCAATACGATTTTATTGTGAGCCGTGCCGTGGCGGCCATGCCCACTTTTGTACGTTGGGTAAAGGGTAAAATAGCCAAAGAACAACGCCACGAACTTAAAAATGGTATTCTGTATTTAAAAGGAGGCGATTTAACCGAAGAACTTCAAGATTACCGCACCACGACCATTTACAATTTAAGCGATTTTTATACCGAAGATTTTTTTGAAACCAAAAAAGTGGTGCATTTGCCTTTGAAATATAAAGGGTAA
- a CDS encoding tetratricopeptide repeat protein, which translates to MKNKILLLLIIVPFIGFAQANKLLRQAKRSNNSNEKIELLTQAIALDPKNWDAYFYRALAKNDMGDYGGAIVDYSKIIVEAPDADTYYNRGNSRFSIKDFTGAKEDYAKAYMLDDSFIDALYSLACVKFELGEYEEAIKDFNTVIKKVPNQPNTYILRAAAYRALENYEKAAQDYSTAIYIEPSADAFYNRGAFYMDIKYYQQANDDLNKAIRLNSNHAFAYFYRGASHLMLGKFTDAISDFKKAIAFDANDFDAHLGLAISYYKLKDVENAKTNFKRANDILSIPQDVNTIEPYSNTYWFQNQYYYFSNNIGLIAKL; encoded by the coding sequence ATGAAAAACAAAATCCTTCTCCTACTTATTATCGTTCCGTTTATCGGGTTTGCGCAAGCCAATAAATTATTGAGGCAGGCCAAACGCAGCAACAATTCCAACGAAAAAATAGAACTCCTTACCCAAGCCATAGCTTTAGACCCCAAAAACTGGGACGCTTATTTTTACCGTGCCTTGGCCAAAAACGATATGGGCGATTACGGCGGCGCTATTGTCGATTACTCAAAAATCATCGTGGAAGCCCCCGATGCCGACACCTATTACAACCGGGGCAACTCCCGATTTAGCATAAAGGATTTTACCGGAGCCAAGGAAGACTATGCCAAAGCCTATATGTTGGACGACAGTTTTATTGACGCCCTGTATAGCTTGGCTTGCGTAAAGTTTGAGTTGGGCGAATACGAGGAAGCGATTAAGGATTTTAACACCGTGATTAAAAAAGTGCCCAACCAGCCCAACACTTACATACTTCGTGCTGCGGCCTACCGCGCTTTGGAAAACTACGAAAAAGCAGCCCAAGATTATAGTACGGCGATTTATATTGAACCTTCGGCCGATGCCTTTTACAACCGTGGAGCATTTTATATGGACATTAAATATTACCAACAGGCCAACGACGACCTGAACAAAGCCATCCGTTTAAACAGCAACCACGCTTTTGCTTATTTTTACCGTGGGGCTTCGCATTTAATGTTGGGAAAATTTACGGATGCCATTTCAGATTTTAAAAAAGCCATCGCCTTTGATGCCAACGATTTTGATGCCCACTTGGGCTTGGCCATTTCGTACTACAAATTAAAAGATGTTGAGAATGCCAAAACGAATTTTAAGCGTGCCAACGACATTCTTTCCATTCCGCAGGATGTTAATACCATTGAACCTTATAGCAATACGTATTGGTTTCAAAACCAATATTATTATTTCAGTAACAATATTGGGCTGATTGCTAAATTATAA
- a CDS encoding carcinine hydrolase/isopenicillin-N N-acyltransferase family protein: MKRFRLLLIMLFGILMTPEISTACSVLYYIDSATGKIYAVNSEDYFLDVDAYIQIEPKSKNKFARLWYGWDKFAQGGINEKGLFFDAAVTPEQQRIKGYENPKNNLGDKILANCATVDEALKFLESEKIALNNSHMMFGDKTGKAVVVEWVDGKRKLHWIKDNKLIMTNYLLSEPEAGNYPCHRYESIENRISELEDHGDEINLLKVGNTFGQAGQPARELENGRSGGTVYTSFIDITDNKFFLSYKLSNKNIIQLDLNKEFTKSKRQKIKLKE; this comes from the coding sequence ATGAAAAGATTTAGATTATTACTAATAATGTTATTCGGAATTTTAATGACACCCGAAATATCAACAGCTTGTTCGGTACTTTATTACATTGATTCAGCAACAGGGAAAATATATGCTGTTAATAGTGAAGATTACTTTTTGGACGTGGATGCGTACATTCAAATTGAACCAAAGTCAAAAAACAAATTTGCAAGATTATGGTACGGATGGGACAAGTTCGCACAAGGAGGCATTAATGAAAAAGGACTCTTTTTTGATGCTGCCGTTACACCTGAACAACAGCGAATCAAAGGATACGAAAACCCAAAAAACAACTTGGGAGACAAAATTTTAGCGAATTGCGCAACAGTTGACGAAGCATTGAAATTTTTGGAAAGTGAGAAAATAGCGTTGAACAATAGTCATATGATGTTCGGAGATAAAACGGGAAAAGCAGTTGTAGTTGAATGGGTAGATGGTAAAAGAAAACTTCATTGGATTAAGGATAACAAATTGATTATGACCAATTATCTCTTGTCTGAACCAGAAGCAGGCAATTATCCTTGCCATCGCTATGAGAGCATTGAAAACAGGATTTCGGAACTTGAAGACCATGGAGACGAAATCAACCTTTTAAAAGTTGGGAATACTTTCGGACAAGCCGGACAACCAGCAAGAGAACTTGAGAACGGAAGAAGTGGAGGAACAGTTTATACCTCATTTATTGATATTACAGACAACAAATTTTTTCTATCCTATAAATTGAGTAATAAAAACATAATACAACTTGATTTAAACAAGGAGTTTACCAAATCAAAACGGCAAAAAATTAAACTTAAGGAATAA
- a CDS encoding VOC family protein, giving the protein MRLNAGILTTKLSETKAFYKENLEFKIKFENEFYLLLKTPNRKDTLSFLLPNHPTQQPFFHKPFRGEGMHLTIKADGVDKIYEKIKTKRAEIKVDLRDKP; this is encoded by the coding sequence ATGAGATTAAACGCTGGAATATTGACTACAAAACTCTCAGAAACAAAGGCATTTTATAAGGAGAACTTAGAGTTTAAAATCAAATTTGAAAATGAATTTTATCTTCTTCTTAAAACACCTAATAGAAAAGATACATTGAGTTTTCTTTTACCAAATCACCCAACTCAACAACCTTTTTTTCATAAACCTTTTCGAGGAGAAGGAATGCACCTAACTATTAAGGCTGACGGTGTTGACAAAATATATGAAAAAATAAAAACCAAGAGAGCTGAAATAAAGGTAGATTTAAGAGACAAACCTTAG
- a CDS encoding DUF1330 domain-containing protein: protein MSASCTSKKAKPVYCLFENVKITDSVKFDTYKKSVSTIVEKFGGKYIVAGKPKTLEGQWKPKSLVMIKFPSLEQANEWYDSKDYKTLKALRHSSGEFNAVIMESY, encoded by the coding sequence ATGTCAGCTTCATGCACCTCAAAAAAAGCAAAACCTGTGTATTGTTTATTCGAAAACGTAAAAATTACAGATTCTGTAAAATTTGATACGTATAAGAAAAGCGTGTCCACTATTGTAGAGAAATTTGGTGGAAAATACATTGTTGCAGGAAAACCAAAAACCCTAGAAGGCCAATGGAAACCCAAATCTTTGGTAATGATTAAATTTCCTAGTTTAGAACAGGCTAATGAATGGTACGATTCTAAAGATTATAAAACATTAAAAGCGCTAAGGCATTCATCAGGTGAATTTAATGCTGTAATAATGGAATCTTATTAA
- a CDS encoding NAD(P)H-dependent oxidoreductase codes for MKKIIALGGSNSKNSINKTLAIHAANKIENAEVNSIDLNDFELPLYGIDYETAHGIPENAVKLSKQIESVDGLVIALAEHNGSYTVAFKNALDWMSRIDIKVWKDKPILLLATSPGARGGTIVLESAKTYFPFLGGNVIEVFSLPNFYDTFLENQITNIELKLELIDKIHLFEKVLNDK; via the coding sequence ATGAAAAAAATAATAGCATTAGGAGGAAGTAATAGTAAAAACTCCATAAATAAGACGCTGGCTATTCATGCGGCTAACAAAATTGAAAATGCAGAGGTAAACAGTATAGATTTAAATGATTTTGAATTACCGCTTTATGGAATTGATTACGAAACGGCACATGGAATTCCTGAGAATGCAGTAAAACTAAGTAAACAAATAGAAAGTGTAGATGGGTTAGTTATAGCATTAGCAGAACATAATGGTTCTTACACGGTCGCTTTCAAAAACGCCCTAGACTGGATGTCCAGAATTGATATCAAAGTATGGAAAGATAAACCCATATTGCTTTTGGCAACTTCTCCAGGTGCTAGAGGTGGAACCATTGTTTTAGAATCTGCCAAAACCTATTTTCCGTTTTTAGGAGGTAATGTAATTGAAGTTTTTTCATTACCTAACTTCTATGATACTTTTTTAGAAAATCAAATTACTAATATCGAATTAAAACTAGAATTGATTGATAAAATCCATTTATTTGAAAAAGTTTTGAATGATAAATAG
- a CDS encoding DoxX family protein, with amino-acid sequence MIRKILKTNENWGQLISRLTLGLVLFPHGAQKMLGLFGGYGYTATMDALTHQMQLPSIIAFLVIIIEFFGAIFLILGCATRVWSLAIVFLFIGIIFTAQFEHGFFMNWFGAQKGEGYEYSLLIIGLAITAVINGAGKLSVDNQILKYLNKK; translated from the coding sequence ATGATACGTAAAATTTTAAAAACAAATGAAAATTGGGGGCAATTAATTTCTCGTTTAACACTAGGTTTAGTCTTATTTCCTCATGGTGCACAAAAAATGTTGGGGCTATTTGGCGGGTATGGATATACCGCAACTATGGATGCTTTAACCCATCAAATGCAACTTCCATCAATCATAGCCTTTTTGGTTATCATAATAGAGTTTTTTGGGGCAATTTTCTTAATCCTAGGTTGTGCTACCAGAGTTTGGTCATTAGCTATAGTATTTTTATTCATAGGGATCATTTTTACAGCACAATTTGAGCATGGATTTTTTATGAATTGGTTTGGTGCTCAAAAAGGAGAAGGCTATGAATACTCGCTCCTAATTATTGGATTAGCAATTACTGCGGTAATAAATGGTGCCGGTAAACTTTCAGTAGACAATCAAATTTTAAAATACTTAAACAAAAAATAA
- a CDS encoding Crp/Fnr family transcriptional regulator, whose protein sequence is MTEKKLKKKEFLLRQGEIARYDYFTTKGCLKIYKIDDSGSEHISMFAIKDWWSGDMASFLTQKPGNYFIQALEDSEVLLMSKENFDLLFEKIPKFERFYRILYQRSLVSYIQQSDQNISLNAEERFHNFIKKYPTLIHRISQKNIAAYLGVTPEFLSVLRKKMASM, encoded by the coding sequence TTGACAGAGAAAAAACTCAAGAAAAAAGAGTTTTTACTAAGACAAGGAGAAATTGCACGGTATGATTATTTTACCACCAAAGGCTGCCTAAAAATCTATAAAATAGACGATAGTGGTTCTGAACACATATCTATGTTTGCTATTAAAGATTGGTGGTCTGGAGATATGGCAAGTTTCTTAACCCAAAAACCAGGGAATTATTTTATACAAGCACTTGAAGATTCTGAAGTGCTATTAATGTCAAAAGAAAATTTTGATTTACTGTTTGAAAAAATACCAAAATTTGAGCGTTTTTATAGAATCTTATATCAAAGGTCCTTGGTGTCATACATCCAACAATCTGACCAGAACATTTCATTAAACGCCGAAGAGCGTTTTCATAATTTTATAAAAAAATATCCAACTTTAATTCATCGAATTTCTCAAAAAAACATTGCTGCATACTTAGGGGTTACTCCAGAATTTTTGAGTGTATTGCGAAAAAAAATGGCCTCGATGTAA